In the Arthrobacter sp. 31Y genome, one interval contains:
- a CDS encoding XRE family transcriptional regulator, with translation MHFFAYSQEMSPVSWNREVASPSLSPASPELDVISLGRRVRHLRKQAGLTLDDLSAAVGTAPSQLSLIENGKREPKLGLLQQLAASLNVSIDQLLGAEPPSRRAALEIELERYQRGPLYESLNLPKIRISSRLPLDVLESQVGLLQELERKLNEQVATPEEARRANGELRAMMRERGNYFPEYEAEAQKVLKGVGYTAGPLSQHVIADIAENLGFSLHHVGDLPHSTRSVTDLKNRRIYLTQNQRQDHDPRSVLLQALGHYVLGHETPRNYGDFLAQRVATNYFAAALLLPEQATVEFLQKAKAAKEIAVEDIRDAFAVSYETAAHRFTNLATKHLGITTHFQKTHQSGIIYKAYENDGVAFPQDHTGAIEGQPSCKAWTSRAVFDVPDKFSAYSQYTDTPSGTYWCTARTERSAAGEFSLSIGVPYQHVKWFRGRETTARATSNCPDPTCCKRPPASLANEWAGNAWPSARAHSHLLAAMPPGAFPGVDETEVYSFLAAHSER, from the coding sequence ATGCACTTCTTCGCGTATTCTCAAGAAATGTCACCTGTGAGCTGGAATCGCGAAGTCGCGTCGCCGTCGTTGTCCCCTGCGTCCCCTGAACTGGACGTCATCAGCCTTGGCCGCCGTGTGCGGCACCTGCGCAAGCAGGCGGGACTGACGCTGGACGACTTGAGTGCCGCCGTCGGGACCGCTCCGAGCCAGCTGAGCCTGATCGAAAACGGCAAGCGCGAACCCAAACTGGGGCTGTTGCAGCAGCTCGCCGCGTCCCTCAACGTGAGCATCGATCAACTGCTGGGGGCGGAGCCGCCGAGCCGTCGCGCCGCTCTGGAAATCGAGCTCGAACGCTACCAGCGCGGTCCGCTGTATGAGTCGTTGAACCTGCCCAAAATCCGCATCAGTTCGCGGCTACCGCTGGATGTGCTGGAGTCGCAAGTGGGGCTGCTTCAGGAGCTCGAACGCAAGCTCAACGAGCAGGTCGCGACGCCGGAAGAAGCCCGCCGCGCGAACGGCGAGTTGCGTGCCATGATGCGCGAGCGCGGTAACTATTTCCCGGAGTATGAGGCCGAGGCGCAGAAGGTCCTCAAAGGGGTCGGCTACACCGCCGGTCCGTTGAGTCAGCATGTCATTGCGGACATCGCCGAGAACCTCGGTTTCTCGTTGCATCATGTGGGCGATCTGCCGCACTCGACGCGGTCCGTGACCGATTTGAAGAACCGCAGAATTTATCTGACGCAGAACCAGCGCCAGGATCACGATCCCCGCTCGGTGCTCCTGCAAGCTTTGGGCCACTACGTTCTGGGGCATGAAACTCCGCGGAACTACGGGGATTTCCTGGCGCAGCGGGTGGCCACCAACTACTTTGCCGCGGCGTTGTTGCTGCCGGAGCAGGCCACAGTGGAATTCCTGCAGAAGGCCAAGGCGGCAAAGGAAATCGCGGTGGAGGACATCCGTGATGCCTTTGCCGTGTCCTACGAAACGGCTGCGCACCGCTTCACCAACCTCGCCACCAAGCATCTGGGCATCACCACGCACTTCCAGAAGACCCACCAGTCCGGCATCATCTACAAGGCGTACGAGAACGACGGCGTGGCCTTCCCGCAGGACCACACAGGGGCCATTGAAGGGCAGCCGTCGTGCAAGGCATGGACCTCGCGCGCGGTGTTTGATGTGCCCGATAAATTCAGCGCGTACAGCCAGTACACGGATACACCCTCAGGCACGTACTGGTGCACGGCTCGGACGGAACGCTCGGCGGCTGGTGAATTTTCGCTGAGTATTGGTGTGCCGTACCAGCACGTGAAGTGGTTCCGGGGCCGGGAGACGACGGCGCGTGCCACGTCCAACTGCCCTGATCCCACCTGCTGCAAGCGGCCGCCGGCATCTTTGGCGAACGAGTGGGCCGGCAACGCATGGCCCTCAGCCCGCGCGCACTCGCACCTGCTCGCCGCCATGCCTCCCGGGGCGTTCCCCGGCGTCGATGAGACCGAGGTGTACAGCTTCCTGGCGGCCCACTCCGAGCGCTGA
- the aceA gene encoding isocitrate lyase, which translates to MTASFEPAEQSAEQQAAALELEWSANPRWEGVTRDYSATDVVRLRGRVSEEHTLARRGSEKLWKQLTEEAPTGGYTNALGALTGNQAVQQVKAGLRAIYLSGWQVAADANLSGQTYPDQSLYPANSVPQVVRRINNALLRADQIEYAEGVKTVEDWLVPIVADAEAGFGGPLNAYELMKSMITAGASGVHWEDQLASEKKCGHLGGKVLIPTQQHIRTLNAARLAADVADTPTVVIARTDAEAATLITSDVDERDQEFTTGERTAEGFYKVRNGIEPCIARAKAYAPYSDLIWMETGTPDLELARKFAESVKADFPDQMLSYNCSPSFNWRKHLDDTTIAKFQRELGAMGFTFQFITLAGFHALNYSMFDLAHGYAREGMSAYVELQEKEFASESRGYTATKHQREVGTGYFDDIATTLNPNASTLALVGSTEEGQFH; encoded by the coding sequence ATGACCGCTTCATTTGAACCCGCAGAGCAGTCCGCAGAGCAGCAGGCCGCAGCGCTGGAACTTGAATGGTCCGCCAACCCGCGGTGGGAAGGCGTCACCCGTGATTACTCGGCCACCGACGTCGTCCGCCTCCGCGGTCGCGTCTCCGAAGAGCACACCCTGGCCCGCCGCGGGTCGGAGAAGCTCTGGAAGCAGCTCACTGAGGAAGCTCCCACCGGCGGTTACACCAACGCCCTCGGAGCCCTGACCGGTAACCAGGCCGTGCAGCAGGTCAAGGCCGGCCTCCGCGCCATCTATCTTTCCGGCTGGCAGGTAGCGGCAGACGCCAACCTCTCGGGCCAGACTTACCCGGACCAGTCCCTGTACCCGGCCAACTCGGTACCCCAGGTTGTCCGCCGCATCAACAACGCCCTGCTCCGTGCAGACCAGATCGAGTATGCCGAGGGCGTCAAAACCGTTGAAGACTGGCTGGTCCCAATCGTCGCCGACGCCGAAGCCGGTTTCGGTGGCCCGCTCAACGCCTACGAGCTCATGAAATCCATGATCACCGCCGGCGCCTCGGGCGTTCACTGGGAAGACCAGCTCGCATCGGAGAAGAAGTGTGGCCACCTGGGCGGCAAGGTCCTCATCCCCACCCAGCAGCACATCCGGACCCTGAACGCAGCCCGCTTGGCAGCCGACGTCGCCGACACCCCCACGGTGGTCATCGCCCGCACCGACGCCGAAGCAGCAACCCTGATCACGTCCGACGTTGACGAGCGCGACCAGGAATTCACCACCGGTGAGCGCACCGCCGAGGGCTTCTACAAGGTCCGCAACGGAATCGAACCCTGCATCGCCCGGGCCAAGGCCTACGCACCGTACTCCGACCTCATCTGGATGGAGACCGGCACCCCGGACCTGGAACTGGCCCGCAAGTTCGCCGAATCGGTCAAGGCTGACTTCCCGGACCAGATGCTCTCCTACAACTGCTCCCCGTCCTTCAACTGGCGCAAGCACCTGGACGACACCACCATCGCCAAGTTCCAGCGCGAACTCGGCGCCATGGGCTTCACGTTCCAGTTCATCACCCTGGCCGGCTTCCACGCCCTGAACTACTCGATGTTCGATCTCGCCCACGGCTACGCCCGTGAAGGCATGAGCGCGTACGTCGAACTCCAGGAAAAGGAATTCGCCTCCGAGTCCCGCGGCTACACCGCCACCAAGCACCAGCGCGAAGTCGGCACCGGCTACTTCGACGACATCGCAACCACGCTCAACCCGAACGCATCCACCCTCGCACTGGTCGGATCGACCGAAGAGGGCCAGTTCCACTAA